Proteins from a genomic interval of Musa acuminata AAA Group cultivar baxijiao chromosome BXJ1-9, Cavendish_Baxijiao_AAA, whole genome shotgun sequence:
- the LOC103999086 gene encoding uncharacterized protein LOC103999086 gives MPNPWKKFRAGGGGGGGGGVSRLLAELRPPERGGSLVVQTGFPTSLADLVVKNRGRLKKPSRKKKLSPSDLESSASGPVATPVVATPSDDGARPGAAFVNSPVPVTEDVCSSSLISTETDRKRLKTGLGFLLAMMSVLVLLAIERKKLVVGITVSAFALRLLDSMSFQMLGFLKPCPEAQSRLNSVVVGGCDLEGRGVVSPIREVGISSSSDTVRSERNSVESVDLDPRREALLERRDLVGAGKACHEHDHRSKGNSKVKKLFRKFVPKKFRRRSDKKNAEELISDLSRRRACDGITEIEEDEAVNGDDDSDAVLGSGYVLSINAFNKVTDHDRKDVEFSRENLYESKSGSSHQLCFCAVVLLGLLGGKSVALVLTVSWFLFHKSIKTLWRKGTDLFV, from the coding sequence ATGCCGAACCCGTGGAAGAAGTTCCGGgcgggcggtggcggcggcgggggcggcggAGTGTCCCGGCTCCTCGCCGAACTCCGGCCTCCCGAGCGAGGTGGCTCGCTCGTCGTCCAGACCGGCTTCCCGACCTCCCTCGCCGACCTCGTCGTCAAGAACCGCGGCCGCTTGAAGAAGCCCTCGCGGAAGAAGAAGCTGTCTCCGTCCGACCTCGAATCCTCCGCTTCTGGTCCCGTCGCAACCCCCGTCGTAGCGACACCGTCGGACGATGGAGCTCGACCCGGCGCCGCCTTTGTAAACAGCCCCGTTCCGGTGACTGAGGATGTCTGTTCGTCGTCGCTCATTTCTACTGAGACGGATAGGAAGAGGTTAAAGACAGGGTTGGGGTTTCTTTTGGCAATGATGTCGGTTTTGGTGCTTCTGGCTATCGAAAGAAAGAAGCTTGTCGTGGGGATCACAGTCTCCGCCTTTGCACTTCGGCTGCTTGATTCCATGAGCTTTCaaatgcttggattcttgaagccGTGTCCGGAGGCACAGAGCAGATTGAATTCGGTCGTCGTCGGGGGATGTGATTTAGAAGGGAGAGGAGTGGTCTCCCCTATTAGGGAAGTTGGCATCAGTAGCTCTTCGGATACAGTAAGATCAGAAAGGAACTCGGTGGAATCGGTTGATTTGGATCCGAGGAGGGAGGCTTTGTTGGAAAGGAGGGATCTTGTCGGAGCTGGGAAGGCTTGCCATGAGCATGATCATCGTTCGAAGGGTAATTCGAAGGTGAAGAAGCTTTTCAGGAAGTTCGTTCCGAAGAAATTTCGCCGACGAAGTGACAAGAAGAACGCGGAAGAGCTGATTTCTGATTTGAGTAGAAGAAGAGCCTGTGATGGCATTACAGAAATAGAAGAAGATGAAGCAGTCAATGGAGATGATGATAGTGATGCAGTGCTCGGTAGTGGATATGTTCTAAGCATCAATGCCTTCAACAAGGTGACCGATCATGACAGAAAGGATGTTGAATTTAGTCGAGAAAACTTGTATGAATCTAAATCAGGGAGCTCGCATCAATTGTGTTTTTGTGCAGTTGTCCTTTTGGGACTTCTGGGTGGCAAGAGTGTAGCCCTTGTTCTAACCGTGTCATGGTTTCTATTTCACAAGTCAATCAAGACCCTGTGGAGGAAAGGAACGGATTTGTTTGTTTGA